From the genome of Methanocella sp., one region includes:
- a CDS encoding ABC transporter ATP-binding protein, whose amino-acid sequence MRVKLDGISVKYGKYKAIEDVSFEVGPGEVVSIIGPNGSGKSTIIKSIAQIIQLASGKIYIDGRDLSAIGLPEIAKMIGYVPQNFHYLFFSNVMETVLLGRKPHIKWNVSQKDLDIVQKALENMGITSMAGKFMDELSGGEKQKVYIARTLAQEPQLYLLDEPTSNLDLKHQIEVLEITKKLTKDQGASMIVALHDLNLAMKYSDKVAMMQKGRLFAFGKPEDVLTVQNINHVYGVEAVIVESGYGRYIVPIRAK is encoded by the coding sequence ATGAGGGTCAAGCTCGACGGCATCTCGGTGAAATACGGCAAGTACAAAGCCATTGAAGACGTATCGTTCGAGGTCGGCCCCGGGGAGGTCGTAAGCATTATCGGCCCCAACGGCTCTGGCAAGAGCACGATCATCAAGTCCATAGCCCAGATCATCCAGCTTGCATCGGGGAAAATATATATCGACGGCCGGGACCTGTCGGCCATCGGCCTGCCCGAGATAGCAAAGATGATCGGCTATGTTCCCCAAAATTTCCATTACTTATTCTTCTCGAACGTCATGGAGACCGTGCTGCTGGGCCGCAAGCCACATATAAAATGGAACGTGTCGCAAAAAGACCTGGACATCGTCCAGAAGGCGCTGGAGAACATGGGCATCACGTCCATGGCGGGCAAGTTCATGGACGAGCTGAGCGGCGGCGAGAAGCAGAAGGTGTATATCGCCCGGACACTCGCCCAGGAACCGCAGCTTTACTTACTCGATGAGCCCACGAGTAATCTGGATTTGAAGCACCAGATCGAGGTGCTGGAGATCACTAAAAAGCTCACGAAGGATCAGGGCGCCTCGATGATCGTCGCCCTGCACGACCTGAACCTGGCCATGAAGTACTCGGATAAGGTCGCCATGATGCAGAAAGGCCGCCTGTTCGCCTTCGGGAAGCCCGAGGACGTGCTCACGGTGCAAAATATAAATCACGTATACGGCGTCGAGGCGGTCATCGTCGAGAGCGGATACGGGCGATACATCGTGCCTATCCGGGCAAAGTGA
- a CDS encoding iron ABC transporter permease codes for MEGQPTVKEAFVSEIYREGHAKKVVLLVALLILLIVASIYSITAGSVSISLSDVWLSIGHAVIAFIDGIFVFIDHYIPFSFRLDPGSITPGSSIAESIVVNMRMPRILLAILTGVSLAVAGAVMQGILRNPLVSPFTLGLASASSFGAALAIVFGSGLSAMLMINDDYIIVISAFAFGLLSMFLIYGISRMRGTSQATLILAGVVIGYIFQAGVLIFQYLSNNERLKDIVLWLMGGMWSANWNAILILAPITLIGVLLLSLSSWDLNALSAGDDIAKSLGIRVERLRLICLFLTTLIASSCLAFTGVIGFIGLMAPHICRMLIGNDYRYLIPCSALTGAIILMVSDTFARTIVSPIELPVGIIMYIIGGIFFLFLILRGKDSHIY; via the coding sequence ATGGAGGGCCAGCCCACAGTAAAAGAGGCGTTCGTCAGCGAGATATACAGGGAAGGCCACGCGAAAAAGGTCGTCCTGCTCGTGGCATTATTAATACTGCTGATCGTGGCATCCATCTACTCCATCACGGCAGGGTCGGTCAGCATCAGCCTGAGCGACGTCTGGCTGTCCATCGGCCATGCGGTAATAGCTTTTATCGATGGTATTTTCGTCTTCATCGACCACTATATCCCGTTTAGCTTCCGGCTGGACCCGGGATCAATTACGCCTGGAAGCAGCATCGCCGAATCCATCGTCGTGAACATGCGCATGCCGAGGATCCTTTTAGCCATCCTGACCGGCGTCAGCCTGGCAGTCGCGGGCGCGGTCATGCAGGGCATCCTGAGGAACCCGCTCGTCAGCCCGTTCACGCTGGGCCTCGCCTCTGCCTCATCCTTCGGCGCTGCCCTGGCCATCGTCTTCGGCTCGGGCCTCTCGGCCATGCTCATGATCAACGATGACTACATCATCGTCATCAGCGCTTTCGCCTTCGGCCTCCTGAGCATGTTCCTGATCTACGGGATCTCGAGGATGCGGGGCACGAGCCAGGCGACCCTGATCCTGGCGGGCGTGGTCATCGGCTATATATTCCAGGCCGGCGTGCTCATATTCCAGTATCTGTCTAACAATGAGCGGCTCAAGGATATTGTATTGTGGCTCATGGGCGGGATGTGGAGCGCGAACTGGAACGCCATCCTCATCCTCGCGCCCATCACTCTCATCGGCGTCCTGCTGCTCTCGCTGAGCTCCTGGGACCTCAACGCCCTCTCTGCGGGCGACGACATAGCGAAGAGCCTCGGGATAAGGGTCGAGCGGCTACGATTGATATGCCTGTTCCTGACGACGCTGATCGCCTCGAGCTGTCTCGCCTTCACGGGCGTCATAGGCTTCATCGGCCTCATGGCCCCGCACATCTGCCGTATGCTCATCGGCAACGATTACCGGTATCTCATCCCGTGCTCCGCCTTGACGGGCGCCATCATCCTGATGGTCTCGGACACCTTCGCCCGGACTATCGTCAGCCCTATTGAACTTCCGGTCGGCATCATAATGTACATCATCGGAGGCATATTCTTCCTGTTCCTGATACTCCGGGGCAAGGATAGCCACATATATTAG